ggagaggacaTTGTGGAGAGAGGTACAGAAAAGCTGCCCACTGTCCAGGAAACTTCCTGTCATGGCACTGTGTACAACCCTCCCAAATCATCTCACTGGTTTGCAAAAGACCATGTTGTTTCTGTTCTGAACTGAAGCCTCTCTGTCCTTGTTAGAGCATTGCACAACATTTACAGCAGGTTATGTGTACCCTTCAGCTGATTGTGCACATTCAAAGTTTCAGTGACTGGTCTGATCATCAGCTGGCAAGTGGCTTCCCAAAGCTGGGCAGGAATTTCCTTCACTCCGAGGCGTTCCGGAACAGCTTATTCTTGAAAGAAATTGCTGGGAGCTGTTCTGCATGAACAGTTCaatgtagcaaaaaaaaatagagtttaaACTAATGCTGCACCTGAATGTGGACTCTGGTCTAATTTTAGTTCAGGGATAACAATAATGCTGCTTGCATTCAGCTagtaaagcaaaaatataagaaaacagGATCACTGTGTTTAACTTTCACTGCAGTAATACCTCAGTTGTTAAGTTGCTTCACATAAATGATATTGCACACCCGGTTTCATAAAAAagggctgtggctgtgcctTTGCAGTCACAGCTGAGGTTGAATCATACATCAAAGAACAGGAGAGATGCACTGCTTCCCACTGCTGCCCCTCCAGCCTTCAAAGGCTGTATTATACGCTCCCTCCAGTGGATGGAATTATTGCGTTCATCTGTCTTTTTTCAGGGCAGATTAGCAGTATTTTCAAGAAGGAATCTGGACACAGGGAGGACTTTGGACATATCAGACCCTGCTGGGAGTGGACAGGAAGGAAATCCATTTTCCTCTGGAACTCTTTGTAGGCCAACCTTAGTGTCAAAGACAATGAGGATgctctgaattaattttaaaacttagaggttaatttgtttatttatttatttaaatacagacaGTTGCTAAGCATGAATTCTTTGCAGACTCATGAGAGAGTCTCTTGCCGTACCCAGTGAGTTATCTGGATTTGCCTGGGAAAATGCACTTTCCTCTCTACTCATTTAGAGGACAGTCATGTTTCTGCCAATACAGGGGTTGCTGTACCTCAGTTAATGACTCAAATGAAAAAAGAGgtctggaaaataaacagtagGAGTCTTATCCTAACACACTTATCTAGTTGGTTATTATCTGAAATCAGTTGTTTCATTGCTTTCAGTCAGATAATTAAGGGTAATGAAATTTTGCCTATTATTGTGGCAAAGTCTGTCATTAAATTAATGTGATGATTAAGGAGAAAGGTGGTGCTTATGCTGTATCCAGACCAGTGCACTGATGTTTTTGTCAGAAGCTGTAATTGCCTCTGATGCATTGTTCCTATTGTAAAATGTCAATATATCTCTGTTTTCTTACAGAATGAAGAGGCATAAGTGTCCCTACAGATGTCCCACAAGAAGGAAGattctgattctgtgtttcACGGGGTGGGTGATTGCACTCCTGAAACTCCTCCATGTTGAAAGACACTTTTTTCCATCTAAGGGCATTTATTTGGTTGAGCACTTCTTGAGCACTTCTTCTTATGTTAGAAACAGGTATTCCTATcttaaaaatcactttcagtATGAAATTAATTGTTCATCTATATACGAACAAGATCCCCAAGAAATTGGCAAGAGTTTAGagataagaagaaaagataTAATTGATTTAGATGATGAAGATATCATAGCAATGACGAATGATTGCCACACTTATCGCACACTTAGGAAATACCACCTAAAACCTGTTTCTCCAGAGGAAGAGAATTTTCCATTAGCCTATTCTTTGGTTGTTCACAAAGATGCAGTAATGGTAGAAAGGCTCATACATTCACTGTACAGTCATCAAAACATATACTGCATCCATTATGaccaaaaagcaacaagaagtTTCAAATCTGCTATGAACAATCTAGCTAAATGTTTCCCCAATATTTTCATTGCATCAAAACTGGAGACAGTGGACTACGCACATATTTCGAGGCTGCAAGCAGATTTCAATTGTTTGTCTGATCTGATGGACTCTACAGTTCCCTGGAAGTATGTTATTAACTTGTGTGGCCAAGATTTCCCTTTGAGGTCAAATTTCCAGTTGGTCGCTGAACTGAAGAAACTCAATGGGGGA
The genomic region above belongs to Oxyura jamaicensis isolate SHBP4307 breed ruddy duck chromosome Z, BPBGC_Ojam_1.0, whole genome shotgun sequence and contains:
- the GCNT4 gene encoding beta-1,3-galactosyl-O-glycosyl-glycoprotein beta-1,6-N-acetylglucosaminyltransferase 4, which translates into the protein MKRHKCPYRCPTRRKILILCFTGWVIALLKLLHVERHFFPSKGIYLVEHFLSTSSYVRNRYSYLKNHFQYEINCSSIYEQDPQEIGKSLEIRRKDIIDLDDEDIIAMTNDCHTYRTLRKYHLKPVSPEEENFPLAYSLVVHKDAVMVERLIHSLYSHQNIYCIHYDQKATRSFKSAMNNLAKCFPNIFIASKLETVDYAHISRLQADFNCLSDLMDSTVPWKYVINLCGQDFPLRSNFQLVAELKKLNGGNMLETVKPSSSKRERFTYHYELMKVPYEYMQMPVKTNVSKNPPPHSIEVFVGSAYFVLSRAFIQYTLRSSLAKDFFDWSRDTYSPDEHFWATLVRVPGVPGEISRSAQDITDLQSKTRLVKWNYLEEHLYPPCTGTHLRSVCIYGAAELRWLMNYGHWFANKFDSKVDPVLIKCLAEKLAEQQKEWVYLSSDEYFLRVGSVNASL